One Paenibacillus sp. FSL H7-0737 DNA segment encodes these proteins:
- a CDS encoding MDR family MFS transporter, with protein sequence MEHLTQKKKVTIMIALMAAMFFAAINQTIVGTAMPRIIAMLGGIEHYTWVITIYMLTSTIATVLVGKLSDIYGRKPFLLAGIVIFIIGAFLSGLSTNIFQMITYRGIQGLGGGILMSATVTAVGDLFAPRERAKWTGIMMAIFGFSSVIGPTLGGFMVDHMAWKWIFWIFLPFGIVAFFMIWKMFPKTARSTSESIDYLGSIFLSLTIVALLLGFSWAGTKYEWGSPEILSLFGASILGVIILILIERKAKSPVLPLSLFKNSIVTISMVVGFLMNAGMMGAMIYLPFFVQGVEGVSPTNSGFINMPMSLAMIVLSTLVGRWISKSGKYKRYALMGMPFMVVAMIIMAFMSNIAMAVVSMIVFGIGLGLSMPVFTLTVQNAVAPSMLGVATATNTLFRNLGGTIGIAIMGTIMNTSLTNKLEAAVSSGKGPDLTKLDPESAKQLSAFMNPQMLLDQPKLKELHATLPEQIQPLFNQLIEMLRNALSDSLTVVFLSGTALLVIAALLVLFLKEIPLRSGEKKTEVTAEGKSEGKNLEKSVPAAH encoded by the coding sequence CTGGAGCATCTTACGCAAAAGAAAAAAGTTACAATTATGATTGCTTTAATGGCGGCTATGTTTTTCGCAGCAATCAACCAGACCATTGTGGGTACTGCAATGCCCCGAATTATTGCGATGTTAGGAGGCATTGAACATTATACTTGGGTAATTACCATCTATATGCTCACCTCTACAATCGCTACCGTACTTGTCGGCAAATTATCCGATATCTATGGAAGAAAGCCATTCCTCTTAGCGGGGATCGTTATTTTTATTATAGGCGCTTTCCTGTCCGGATTGTCGACAAATATTTTCCAAATGATCACTTATCGCGGGATTCAAGGTCTTGGCGGCGGGATTCTAATGTCGGCTACCGTAACCGCTGTAGGTGATTTGTTCGCTCCTAGAGAGCGAGCCAAGTGGACTGGAATTATGATGGCCATATTTGGATTCTCTAGTGTAATTGGTCCTACCCTTGGCGGCTTCATGGTGGATCACATGGCTTGGAAATGGATCTTCTGGATCTTCTTGCCTTTCGGTATCGTGGCTTTCTTCATGATTTGGAAAATGTTCCCTAAAACTGCACGCTCCACTTCAGAATCCATTGACTACTTAGGCTCCATTTTCCTTTCCCTTACCATTGTTGCACTCTTGCTCGGCTTTTCATGGGCGGGTACAAAATATGAATGGGGTTCCCCAGAGATTCTCAGCTTGTTCGGGGCATCTATTCTCGGAGTTATTATTTTAATTCTGATTGAACGAAAAGCTAAAAGTCCAGTATTGCCATTATCCTTATTTAAGAATTCCATCGTAACCATCTCCATGGTTGTCGGCTTCCTGATGAATGCCGGTATGATGGGCGCAATGATCTATCTGCCATTTTTTGTCCAAGGTGTAGAAGGTGTCTCCCCAACCAACTCGGGATTCATTAATATGCCAATGTCACTGGCAATGATTGTACTTAGTACGCTCGTGGGTAGATGGATCTCCAAATCAGGTAAATACAAGCGTTATGCCCTGATGGGTATGCCCTTTATGGTTGTAGCCATGATCATAATGGCCTTTATGAGCAACATTGCGATGGCCGTAGTCAGCATGATTGTCTTCGGGATTGGTTTAGGACTATCGATGCCTGTCTTTACCTTAACCGTACAAAATGCTGTAGCTCCCTCCATGCTAGGGGTTGCTACTGCTACAAATACTTTGTTCCGTAATTTAGGTGGAACCATCGGTATCGCTATTATGGGTACCATCATGAACACTTCATTAACGAATAAACTAGAGGCAGCAGTGTCCTCTGGCAAGGGTCCAGATTTAACCAAACTTGACCCTGAATCCGCTAAACAGCTTTCTGCATTTATGAATCCGCAAATGCTGCTAGATCAGCCTAAGCTGAAGGAACTGCACGCAACGCTGCCAGAGCAGATCCAGCCGCTCTTCAATCAATTGATTGAGATGCTGCGAAACGCACTAAGCGATTCCCTGACGGTTGTATTCTTAAGCGGCACGGCACTGTTAGTCATTGCAGCATTGCTTGTCCTGTTCCTTAAAGAGATTCCGTTACGAAGTGGTGAGAAAAAAACAGAGGTAACTGCAGAGGGAAAAAGCGAAGGCAAAAACCTTGAAAAGTCAGTACCTGCTGCACACTAA
- a CDS encoding ABC transporter ATP-binding protein, giving the protein MLVVEGLTKRFSNGKGIEDVTFTVNKGEVFGFLGPNGAGKSTTIRHIMGFMKPDKGNASIHGLDVWKAQGTVQKHIGYLPGEINFFDGMTGLSFLKFMSGMQGMKNTNKRDHLIERLQFDAATPIRKMSKGMKQKVGIVAAFMHNPEVIILDEPTSGLDPLMQKVFIDLVLEEKAAGTTFLMSSHSFQEIERTCDRAAIIKEGRIVTIKNIHELQSMQRKLFEVVFASREDAEQFAASGLQVEAREGNMVRIAVQGNYDRFIQETGKYNIRSMDVFTQNLEDIFMDYYDREGAVQ; this is encoded by the coding sequence ATGCTTGTAGTTGAAGGCTTAACCAAACGTTTTTCGAATGGCAAAGGAATCGAAGATGTTACGTTTACCGTTAATAAAGGTGAGGTATTTGGTTTTCTGGGGCCTAATGGCGCGGGTAAATCTACGACCATAAGACATATCATGGGATTTATGAAGCCGGACAAAGGTAATGCGAGCATCCATGGACTTGATGTATGGAAAGCACAAGGCACAGTCCAAAAGCATATTGGCTATCTCCCCGGTGAAATCAACTTTTTTGACGGGATGACGGGCCTTTCCTTCCTTAAGTTCATGTCTGGTATGCAAGGGATGAAGAACACTAATAAACGCGACCACCTTATTGAACGACTGCAATTTGACGCCGCAACTCCGATCCGCAAAATGTCAAAGGGAATGAAGCAAAAAGTCGGTATTGTCGCAGCCTTTATGCACAATCCTGAAGTTATTATTCTGGATGAACCCACCTCGGGACTCGACCCGCTTATGCAAAAGGTATTTATAGATCTCGTATTGGAGGAAAAAGCAGCCGGAACCACCTTTCTAATGTCCTCTCACAGCTTTCAAGAAATTGAGCGCACCTGTGACCGAGCTGCAATCATTAAAGAAGGACGCATTGTCACTATAAAAAATATCCACGAATTACAATCGATGCAACGGAAGCTGTTTGAGGTTGTTTTCGCGAGTCGCGAAGATGCAGAGCAATTCGCCGCCTCCGGCCTGCAGGTGGAAGCACGTGAAGGGAATATGGTCCGCATTGCCGTTCAGGGGAATTATGATCGATTCATTCAGGAGACCGGGAAATATAATATCCGCAGTATGGATGTGTTCACGCAGAATCTAGAGGACATTTTCATGGACTATTATGACCGTGAGGGGGCCGTGCAATGA
- a CDS encoding DUF4179 domain-containing protein, translating to MGHSPEQTEFAEMNAIEQMIRESSLPKKSMSYQIMNTIGASELKRTSSEPNLMKRTAVVAAAAAILGAGVVGTGFVSPAMASTLKQIPIVGILFEGTSNEALDTAIKQGIVTEPNLSVTHEGITLKVANLLYDGTRLSFVLEREGVDLPNTGSPYLFEKDVEEKDQLKGYIKMPTILANGQAIEYGGGSFGDSPRQKNAYVVEVTKGLNLPDQFELTIQANVTQVKEAFEFKIPVNVENKSIVVKPEASKSDGQFSYTVKQLDISPVSTRFVLDSKGQVPQSPGQTGDYSASMVYYELVDDQGNVVNPSRFEYFNSEPKTEYQIDQLFSPFAGTPKTITIKPFTLTVNNKDWSVVGQGKNSVGEKTYLKDLELTIPVKP from the coding sequence ATGGGACATTCGCCGGAACAAACGGAATTCGCTGAAATGAATGCCATCGAACAAATGATTCGTGAATCGTCTTTACCAAAGAAAAGTATGAGTTATCAAATTATGAATACGATTGGAGCGAGTGAATTGAAAAGAACATCATCCGAACCTAATTTAATGAAAAGAACAGCAGTAGTGGCCGCAGCAGCAGCCATCCTAGGTGCAGGTGTGGTGGGTACGGGATTTGTATCACCGGCAATGGCTTCAACGTTAAAGCAAATTCCTATTGTTGGAATTCTCTTTGAGGGAACCAGCAACGAAGCTTTGGATACTGCCATTAAACAAGGAATCGTAACAGAACCTAACCTGAGTGTAACCCATGAAGGAATCACGCTGAAGGTAGCTAATTTACTTTATGATGGAACCCGGTTGTCCTTCGTTTTGGAACGTGAAGGCGTAGATTTGCCGAATACAGGCTCTCCATACCTTTTTGAAAAAGATGTTGAGGAAAAGGATCAGCTTAAAGGTTATATTAAAATGCCAACGATCCTCGCTAACGGACAAGCCATTGAATATGGCGGAGGCAGCTTTGGCGACTCGCCTAGGCAGAAGAATGCTTATGTAGTTGAAGTGACTAAGGGTCTAAATTTGCCTGACCAATTCGAGCTGACCATTCAGGCGAATGTCACACAGGTGAAAGAAGCTTTTGAATTCAAGATTCCTGTGAACGTGGAGAATAAATCGATTGTTGTGAAACCAGAGGCCTCCAAATCTGACGGACAGTTCAGTTATACCGTTAAGCAACTGGATATTTCGCCGGTGTCCACCCGTTTCGTTCTGGATAGTAAGGGCCAAGTACCACAATCTCCGGGGCAAACCGGTGATTACAGCGCCAGTATGGTCTATTACGAGCTTGTAGACGACCAAGGAAATGTCGTGAATCCGAGCAGATTCGAGTATTTCAACAGCGAACCCAAGACTGAATATCAGATTGATCAACTGTTTTCTCCTTTTGCTGGCACACCTAAAACGATTACAATCAAGCCATTTACTCTTACTGTGAACAACAAGGATTGGAGCGTTGTCGGCCAAGGAAAGAACAGTGTGGGTGAGAAAACATATCTGAAAGATCTGGAATTGACCATTCCTGTTAAGCCTTAA
- a CDS encoding DUF5643 domain-containing protein, giving the protein MKPELRKKFAGAALAVTLVMAVTGSGFPSTVSAETSGQSASSNLAITHEGVTLSISKVMFDGNRLDMAFRQEGGTVGKGIIIDIAQIPVLSVNGKRMLYLPYVTSMPEDERAALLSFNIPKDGKPQLADEFKMTIEVYTKSVKEPFTFTVPVKKLNSLATLQPGTTQKSGDFSYTVDYFQMTPLMMELKLHSSGKVPGAAKSKGRSSKMLYDIADEKGNLIQATVSDIDIKRPITANIKEDLFYAASFKAVPKTITIRPFTYTIDAKGDILKDSGKKWIKTYYKDLEMKIAVAK; this is encoded by the coding sequence ATGAAACCTGAATTGAGAAAAAAATTCGCTGGAGCAGCATTGGCAGTAACGTTGGTAATGGCAGTCACAGGCAGCGGGTTCCCTTCAACCGTTAGTGCCGAGACCTCCGGGCAATCTGCCAGTTCCAATCTAGCGATTACCCACGAGGGCGTAACGCTCAGTATATCCAAAGTAATGTTTGACGGGAACCGTCTTGACATGGCATTCCGGCAGGAGGGAGGCACTGTGGGTAAGGGGATCATTATTGATATCGCGCAGATCCCGGTTTTGTCTGTTAATGGGAAAAGGATGTTATATCTTCCCTATGTGACGTCTATGCCGGAAGATGAAAGGGCAGCTTTGCTCTCTTTCAACATCCCCAAAGATGGCAAACCGCAGCTCGCGGATGAATTCAAAATGACGATAGAGGTGTACACCAAGAGCGTCAAGGAGCCATTTACCTTTACCGTCCCGGTGAAAAAGCTGAATAGTCTTGCAACCTTGCAGCCGGGTACAACTCAAAAAAGCGGGGATTTTAGCTATACCGTGGACTATTTCCAGATGACGCCGTTAATGATGGAACTCAAGCTGCACAGCAGCGGGAAAGTTCCTGGAGCAGCCAAATCCAAAGGGCGTTCAAGCAAGATGTTGTATGACATTGCCGATGAGAAAGGAAATCTAATTCAGGCAACCGTCAGCGACATCGACATCAAGCGACCGATCACAGCTAACATTAAAGAAGACCTGTTCTATGCAGCCTCCTTCAAAGCAGTGCCGAAAACCATCACAATTAGGCCATTTACGTACACCATAGACGCTAAAGGAGACATCCTGAAAGACTCAGGAAAAAAATGGATCAAGACCTATTACAAGGACTTGGAAATGAAGATTGCAGTTGCTAAATAA
- a CDS encoding amidase: MSFSYSTYDALGLASLVKAREVSPRELVEAAFARLDEVNPVLNAVVRTRREAALKEADDMPVHDSTRPFAGVPFLLKDISQAIAGEPLTSGALLMKDNIARRDSNYVARIRNGGFIPLGHTNTPEFGLKNITENVLHGPARNPWNPEYSPGGSSGGAAAAVASGIVPAAGASDGGGSIRIPASFTGLFGLKPTRGRTPVGPGVGRQWQGASIDFALTRSVRDSAAMLDLLQVVQPEAAFQTPLYPGVYLDDLFKPAQRKLRIAFTTASPVGTPVTNEAVIAVLKTVKWLEAEGYEVEEKLSPVNGVRLMENYYTMNTGEVAAMFVSLEKMMGRSITSSEVDIVTWVLGEAGRKVSAAEFVHSLDEWDIAAAQMAGLLNRYDLYITPTNADSAPKIGELTHSSAEIEKLLHVHELPKEEQERMIYAMFKPSLTYTPFTQLANLTGQPAMSVPVHMSQEGLPLGVQVMAAKGREDLLLQLAAHLEQSELWVGMTGNPLFP, translated from the coding sequence ATGTCCTTTTCTTATTCTACATATGACGCTCTAGGGCTTGCTTCGCTTGTCAAAGCACGTGAAGTCTCCCCTCGTGAGCTTGTCGAAGCCGCTTTCGCTCGGCTCGATGAAGTCAATCCAGTTCTTAATGCAGTCGTGCGCACTCGTAGAGAAGCTGCTCTTAAGGAAGCTGACGATATGCCTGTTCATGATAGCACTCGCCCGTTTGCCGGCGTTCCTTTTCTGCTCAAGGATATCTCCCAAGCTATCGCTGGAGAACCTCTTACTTCGGGTGCCTTGCTTATGAAAGACAATATTGCCAGACGTGACTCGAACTACGTAGCACGAATCAGAAACGGCGGATTTATTCCGCTTGGACATACGAATACACCAGAATTCGGCCTCAAAAACATTACCGAGAACGTCCTTCATGGCCCGGCACGTAATCCGTGGAATCCCGAATATTCCCCCGGCGGTTCAAGTGGTGGTGCAGCTGCAGCTGTAGCTTCTGGTATTGTTCCGGCAGCGGGTGCTAGTGATGGTGGCGGCTCGATCCGTATCCCTGCCTCGTTCACCGGCTTGTTCGGACTGAAGCCCACCCGTGGACGTACTCCAGTAGGACCAGGTGTCGGTCGTCAATGGCAAGGCGCTTCTATTGACTTTGCATTGACAAGGTCCGTACGCGATAGTGCTGCCATGCTGGATCTACTACAGGTTGTGCAGCCAGAGGCTGCTTTTCAAACACCTCTATATCCGGGCGTCTATTTAGACGATCTATTCAAGCCAGCACAGCGAAAACTGCGCATAGCGTTCACAACAGCTTCTCCAGTAGGCACTCCTGTAACGAATGAAGCAGTCATTGCTGTGCTCAAAACTGTAAAATGGCTCGAAGCTGAGGGGTATGAAGTTGAAGAAAAGCTAAGTCCAGTAAATGGTGTTAGGCTGATGGAGAATTACTATACGATGAATACTGGCGAAGTGGCAGCGATGTTCGTATCGCTGGAAAAAATGATGGGACGTTCCATTACTTCCAGTGAAGTCGATATCGTTACTTGGGTCCTTGGGGAAGCCGGAAGAAAAGTCTCTGCGGCAGAATTTGTGCATAGTCTGGATGAATGGGATATTGCAGCCGCACAAATGGCAGGTCTGCTTAACCGCTACGATCTGTATATCACACCAACAAATGCGGATTCAGCCCCTAAGATTGGCGAGTTAACGCATAGCTCTGCTGAAATCGAAAAACTTCTGCATGTACATGAATTGCCGAAAGAGGAACAAGAGCGAATGATTTACGCTATGTTTAAACCAAGCCTAACCTACACACCGTTCACCCAGCTCGCCAATTTGACGGGTCAGCCAGCTATGAGCGTTCCCGTCCATATGTCGCAAGAGGGTCTACCGTTGGGGGTACAGGTAATGGCTGCTAAAGGCCGGGAAGATTTACTGCTTCAGCTTGCAGCCCATCTTGAACAATCCGAGCTGTGGGTAGGGATGACAGGGAATCCGCTCTTTCCATGA
- a CDS encoding RNA polymerase sigma factor, with protein MQPTIPGEEEGKWNAIEAVVEQVRAGDKEAYSAIIIQFERQMYTYCYYILKNHAETEDAVQEIFIRAYQNLHQYSRQVSFSAWLYKMAYHHLINLKKRQSRWLKLIDHYKEQQPVLQISRHESEVYELLTFLTTEERHILLLKAVEQYTFEEIGEIMGLKSATIRKKYERLRRKLMECKSRKGEIAHGTFAGTNGIR; from the coding sequence TTGCAGCCAACCATCCCCGGGGAAGAGGAAGGAAAATGGAATGCTATTGAAGCGGTTGTAGAACAGGTCAGAGCAGGAGACAAAGAGGCATACAGTGCGATCATCATCCAGTTTGAACGGCAAATGTATACCTACTGCTATTATATCCTGAAAAATCATGCGGAGACGGAAGATGCCGTACAGGAGATCTTTATTCGCGCCTATCAAAATCTTCACCAGTACAGCAGGCAAGTATCCTTCTCAGCCTGGCTGTATAAGATGGCATACCATCATCTAATCAATTTGAAGAAGAGACAGAGCCGCTGGCTTAAGCTGATCGATCATTATAAAGAGCAGCAGCCTGTGCTGCAAATCTCCCGTCATGAGTCAGAGGTTTATGAGCTTTTGACTTTTCTCACAACTGAAGAGCGTCATATTTTACTCCTTAAGGCAGTAGAGCAGTACACCTTTGAGGAAATAGGCGAAATCATGGGCCTCAAGTCCGCAACCATACGGAAAAAATATGAACGATTGCGCCGCAAACTGATGGAATGTAAAAGCCGAAAAGGAGAGATAGCACATGGGACATTCGCCGGAACAAACGGAATTCGCTGA
- a CDS encoding TetR/AcrR family transcriptional regulator — translation MNGFEKRAAQIKLKIMKTTMEMLKSSEPKRLRIADIAKEAGVSQVTIYNYFGSKEALLGEAFKDFIEKAIREFEDYIHGEHSLKEIIEYIMTMERETYSSLSPTTVKELMIEDQEMFHYIEERYTNDVLPLMVKMVEDGKARGEISNKVSTKGILSFIGMYMRSSGEMLDEASKQEEIDAFLEEAIHLFFYGICGREQE, via the coding sequence ATGAATGGATTTGAGAAAAGAGCCGCTCAAATAAAACTCAAAATTATGAAGACTACGATGGAGATGCTCAAGAGCAGTGAGCCCAAACGTCTCCGGATCGCAGACATTGCGAAAGAGGCAGGCGTCTCACAGGTGACGATTTATAATTATTTTGGCAGCAAGGAAGCACTGCTTGGTGAGGCCTTTAAGGATTTTATAGAGAAGGCCATTCGCGAATTTGAAGATTACATTCATGGAGAGCATTCTCTAAAAGAGATTATTGAATATATTATGACGATGGAGAGAGAAACCTACAGTTCATTGTCTCCTACGACTGTGAAGGAGCTTATGATTGAGGACCAGGAAATGTTTCATTATATTGAAGAACGTTACACAAATGACGTTTTACCATTGATGGTCAAGATGGTGGAGGATGGCAAAGCACGAGGAGAAATTTCAAATAAAGTGTCCACCAAAGGGATACTTTCATTTATAGGAATGTATATGCGAAGTTCGGGAGAAATGCTAGATGAAGCCAGCAAACAAGAAGAGATAGATGCCTTCCTGGAGGAAGCCATCCATCTCTTCTTCTATGGCATTTGCGGGCGTGAGCAGGAGTAG
- a CDS encoding metallophosphoesterase family protein, with the protein MQHPEQGGITIRILAISDIHGSYSEFNALLKKINYRPSEDKLILMGDYVDRGLNSKGIVDQVMALKREWDVTVLKGNHDKMAYDALTSEDDKLDTHWLNNGGLYTLMSYCEADSDFFKADFGWHDYMLLKEEIRQKYKHHLDFLSSLPLYHETEDHIFVHAGINPLIADWKQQDPYDFIWIRKPFYTNPVVSTDKTVIFGHTSTMDLHDSEDIWFSPLGDKIGVDGGCAYGQRLNCLEISGGAYSTHFVRNGEKP; encoded by the coding sequence TTGCAGCATCCAGAGCAAGGAGGAATTACAATCAGAATATTAGCGATTAGCGACATTCACGGAAGCTATTCCGAATTCAACGCATTATTAAAAAAAATAAACTATCGGCCATCCGAGGACAAGCTCATTCTGATGGGGGATTATGTGGATAGAGGTCTCAATAGTAAAGGAATTGTGGACCAAGTTATGGCCCTAAAGCGGGAATGGGACGTCACAGTTCTAAAAGGCAATCATGATAAAATGGCCTATGATGCGCTCACCAGCGAGGATGATAAACTGGATACGCATTGGCTAAACAACGGTGGTTTGTATACATTGATGAGCTATTGTGAGGCGGATTCTGATTTTTTTAAAGCGGATTTTGGCTGGCATGATTATATGCTGCTGAAAGAAGAAATTAGACAGAAATACAAACATCATTTGGACTTTCTAAGTTCATTGCCACTTTATCATGAGACGGAAGACCATATCTTTGTCCATGCAGGCATTAATCCATTAATAGCGGATTGGAAGCAGCAGGATCCATATGATTTTATCTGGATCAGAAAGCCATTTTATACGAATCCTGTAGTTAGCACTGACAAAACGGTTATTTTCGGTCATACCTCGACGATGGATCTACATGATTCGGAAGACATCTGGTTTAGTCCGCTGGGCGATAAGATTGGTGTGGATGGTGGATGTGCCTATGGTCAACGTCTGAACTGTTTGGAGATTTCTGGAGGGGCATACAGCACACATTTTGTTCGGAATGGGGAGAAGCCTTGA
- a CDS encoding MarR family winged helix-turn-helix transcriptional regulator: MDTQNSQEQKLIIAFENIKRLTSRPSSKEVISYREFMMMYVINNLMKRKKLSDEVEEQQGVMISRLSDLLQISRPTATQMVNSLEEKGYVVRTTSDTDRRVVYIGLTNKGEQIYDSQMATFSGILSEVTEKVGKKEIDQLIFLCDRFQEAVHEVRSRQLFTQSDEDPLVMDSV, from the coding sequence ATGGATACTCAAAATAGTCAAGAGCAAAAGCTAATTATAGCCTTTGAAAATATTAAACGTTTGACCTCTCGTCCGTCCTCAAAGGAAGTGATTTCGTATAGAGAATTTATGATGATGTATGTCATAAACAATTTGATGAAGCGAAAGAAGCTTTCAGACGAAGTCGAAGAGCAGCAGGGAGTCATGATTTCTAGATTAAGCGACTTGCTCCAAATTAGCAGGCCTACTGCGACACAAATGGTTAACAGTTTGGAGGAGAAGGGTTACGTGGTGCGAACAACGTCCGATACCGATCGGCGGGTTGTATATATTGGTCTGACGAATAAAGGGGAGCAGATTTATGATTCCCAGATGGCTACTTTTTCAGGTATTTTAAGTGAAGTTACGGAAAAGGTGGGTAAGAAAGAGATCGACCAGTTGATTTTTCTGTGTGATCGTTTTCAAGAAGCGGTGCATGAAGTCAGAAGCCGCCAGCTTTTTACTCAATCCGATGAAGATCCGCTCGTTATGGATTCCGTATAG
- a CDS encoding transposase: protein MRINKIVDPLYTNQDTKEFAIFNGKASGTIEEGTTDDLKAFTSNDFSAGFYVNAEQRIKDARGAAKYIGGYLARPAIAEYRVVSYDHHKVHYWYEDHRTGKRVDVVSPVMKFIYDLVQHIPPKHFRMVGRYSLYSRGKNKESQKVINLWWYMIHKQIEMTFPVKERKKKNYRQRMLESYGRDPMLCPCCNHRMLSRGRKNQRYGSIMFA, encoded by the coding sequence ATGCGAATAAATAAAATAGTAGATCCATTGTATACTAACCAAGATACTAAGGAGTTTGCCATTTTTAATGGAAAAGCTTCGGGCACTATTGAAGAAGGAACAACTGACGATTTGAAAGCATTTACTTCTAATGACTTCTCGGCAGGTTTCTATGTGAATGCAGAGCAGCGGATAAAGGATGCCCGAGGAGCAGCGAAATACATAGGGGGTTATTTAGCGCGACCGGCGATTGCAGAGTACCGGGTGGTCAGCTACGACCACCACAAGGTGCATTACTGGTACGAAGATCACCGAACGGGGAAACGGGTGGATGTGGTGTCGCCGGTGATGAAGTTTATCTACGATCTCGTGCAGCACATTCCACCGAAGCATTTTCGGATGGTGGGTCGCTATAGTCTATACAGCCGGGGGAAAAACAAAGAGTCACAGAAGGTGATTAATCTGTGGTGGTACATGATCCATAAACAAATCGAGATGACCTTTCCTGTGAAAGAACGAAAGAAGAAGAACTACCGTCAGCGGATGCTGGAGAGCTATGGGCGAGACCCGATGCTCTGTCCATGCTGCAATCACCGGATGTTGAGCCGTGGGAGGAAGAACCAGAGGTATGGATCGATTATGTTTGCGTAG
- a CDS encoding MarR family winged helix-turn-helix transcriptional regulator, with amino-acid sequence MNEDKYQNVDGLMEAFQQFARMNWRKTTVWGLKPSEVRMLVSLKLGKEREGKKGQTVSDISKFLKVTSPTVTQMVNSLIAQGYVVRSADAQDRRISEITLTEKGEHLAEMAVTKSRNTFKGMIDYMGREKTDSLMELLNEVYDYFEELNDQPTES; translated from the coding sequence ATGAACGAAGATAAATATCAGAATGTTGATGGACTAATGGAAGCTTTCCAGCAATTTGCCAGGATGAATTGGCGTAAAACTACAGTCTGGGGATTGAAGCCAAGTGAGGTTCGGATGTTGGTTTCTTTAAAGCTCGGCAAGGAACGGGAAGGGAAGAAGGGCCAGACCGTATCAGATATCAGCAAGTTTCTTAAAGTCACTTCTCCTACGGTTACACAGATGGTCAATAGTCTGATTGCACAGGGATATGTAGTGCGTTCTGCCGATGCCCAGGATCGCCGAATCAGTGAGATCACGCTTACGGAAAAAGGAGAGCATTTGGCCGAAATGGCCGTGACGAAATCCCGAAATACCTTTAAAGGCATGATTGATTATATGGGTAGAGAAAAGACAGATTCGTTAATGGAGCTGTTAAACGAAGTCTACGATTATTTCGAAGAATTGAACGATCAACCAACCGAATCCTAA